One Streptomyces sp. NBC_00193 DNA window includes the following coding sequences:
- a CDS encoding MarR family transcriptional regulator — translation MSTLRFAAVNADGLLSDLDLPPAAYRVLLKLRSLSEPGGRILIDQATVGGMLDLSRPSVNAALRSLELAKLVRKIRNGVYQINPMLAGYTSFEDAVAAVNEMDAEERLDARGYVASYHRAVAAYQDQLAEQRKKRAAQAVAKKAAESKRRRALHAVG, via the coding sequence GTGAGCACCTTGCGATTCGCTGCGGTCAACGCAGACGGGCTGCTCTCCGACCTCGACCTGCCGCCGGCGGCGTACCGGGTACTGCTGAAGCTGCGTTCGCTCAGTGAGCCGGGTGGGCGGATTCTCATTGACCAGGCGACGGTCGGCGGGATGCTGGACCTGAGTCGGCCGAGCGTGAACGCTGCCCTGAGGAGCCTGGAGCTGGCGAAGTTGGTCAGGAAGATCCGGAACGGGGTCTATCAGATCAACCCGATGCTCGCCGGGTACACGTCGTTCGAGGACGCGGTCGCCGCCGTGAACGAGATGGATGCCGAGGAGCGGCTGGACGCGCGGGGTTATGTGGCCAGCTACCACCGGGCGGTGGCGGCGTATCAGGACCAGCTCGCCGAGCAGCGTAAGAAGCGGGCGGCTCAGGCCGTCGCGAAGAAGGCGGCTGAATCGAAGCGGCGTCGGGCGCTGCATGCGGTTGGCTGA